The Streptomyces sp. DG1A-41 genomic sequence CTCCGCTTGCGCGCCTGGGCCCACATGCTCGGCTTCCGCGGCCACTTCTCCACCAAGTCCCGCCGCTACTCCACCACCCTCGGCGCCCTCCGCGACGCCCGCGCCGAATGGCGCCGCGCACAAACCGCCACAGCCGCTCCCCAGGACGGAGAAACCACGCTCGTCCTCGCGCACTGGGTCTTTGCCGGCACTGGCTTGTCCGACGCCGAAGCCTGGCTTGCCGCATCCCTTGAACCCGCCCCCGGAACGGAAGGAGAACCGACATGGACCGCCGACGGGACGAACTGATGACTGTCCCGCAGATCCTCGCCGAGCTCGGCGGAGTGTCCCGCCGAACCTTCTACCGCTGGCGGGAGCTGGGGCAGGCACCGGAAGCGATCAAGCTTCCGAATGGTGAGCTCCGCGTGTGGCGCAGTGACTTCAACGCGTGGCTCCACGGGCTCGCGGAGACGGCGTGAAGTCGCATGACGTGAGGGTGTGGGGCATCCGCAAGCGGCCGTACAAGACGCCGTCGTATGACGTGCGCTGGAAAGTCGGCGATGCCCCGCCGTTCTCGGAGACCTTCCGGACCAAGGCACTCGCCGACAACTTCCGCGCCAAGCTTCTTCGGGCTGCGTAGAAGGGCGAGGCATTCGACACGGAAGCCGGTCTGCCGGACTCGATGACACCCGTCAAAGCGTCCCGTACCTGGTACGACTTCGCACGGGCGTACGTCGCCATGAAGTGGCCGCACGCAGCTCCGAACTCCCGCGACAGCCTGAACGAGACGATGACGCTCGTCACAACTCAGCTGTTAGGCGATCGCCCGGGGCGGCCAGCTGACGACGTCTTGCGCCGTGCGCTGCGGGGCTGGGCTTTCGTCGTCCAAGGCTCGGACGAGGAAGCTCCGCAGGTCGACATCGCGAACGCTCTTCGCTGGGTGGCCAAGGCCTCGCTGCCGTTGGCGACGCTCAAGAATCCGGCAGACATCCGCCGCGTCCTCGACTCACTCAAGCTCACGCTTTCCGGCGCTCCGGCCGCCG encodes the following:
- a CDS encoding helix-turn-helix domain-containing protein, whose protein sequence is MDRRRDELMTVPQILAELGGVSRRTFYRWRELGQAPEAIKLPNGELRVWRSDFNAWLHGLAETA